One window of the Manihot esculenta cultivar AM560-2 chromosome 14, M.esculenta_v8, whole genome shotgun sequence genome contains the following:
- the LOC110630672 gene encoding uncharacterized protein LOC110630672 isoform X2 has translation MAWTHTSRVEQKHFRRYTALYVSKHIFELDGEIDEIVGHTYLFLKEQLELSTMPPPSGILHGTIIDQFIACGKSRDSAHELASQIWLAVLDNLEENEHTFVLLKRLAQEGDVFLPYPYAKSIKVQWRVFEKLFTDFRDCFNHVDYYDVLACAKTRFQPIPSAWLGY, from the exons ATGGCCTGGACCCATACCTCAAGGGTTGAGCAGAAG CATTTCAGGAGATACACAGCTTTATATGTCAGTAAACACATCTTTGAACTGGATGGTGAGATAGATGAGATTGTGGGTCATACTTATTTGTTTCTCAAAGAGCAACTTGAACTTTCCACAATGCCACCTCCCTCTGGCATTCTTCATGGAACCATAATAG ATCAATTTATTGCTTGTGGGAAATCAAGAGATTCTGCCCATGAGCTTGCTTCCCAGATCTGGCTAGCTGTTCTTGATAatttggaagaaaatgagcacaCATTTGTCTTACTTAAACGCCTTGCACAAGAGGGGGAT GTTTTTCTTCCATACCCATATGCAAAATCCATTAAAGTGCAATGGAGGGTTTTTGAGAAGCTTTTCACTGATTTCCGTGACTGCTTCAATCATGTAGATTATTATGATGTACTGGCTTGTGCAAAGACCAGGTTCCAGCCAATACCTTCTGCTTGGTTGGGTTACTAG
- the LOC110600636 gene encoding uncharacterized protein LOC110600636 isoform X2, whose translation MDFFKVKKFRKAQKPEPEKDLEDKPVAQPEESKSENARGGTDIVAESEEDDDDFITNEVKRRLKELRRNSFMALIPEEESCPEEEEDEEEGEGETNSIEWRDVEAEGRKWWSGFDTVYEKYCERMLFFDRMILQQLKENGRHTPLTPSPRSATKKLTSPFRCLSLKNMEEPEDETEHLQQPWNDPYQDLEIAYVAQVCLTWEALHCQYTQLIQKILCQLEGSMCYNHSAQQFQQFQVLLQRYMENEPFELGVRAEIYARARNLLPKLLQVPNGKGSNREEKGEMESDIRVLAPDLIKIMENSILTFHLFLKMDKRKANSVMNLFGSQNQIATPLQLIQSSLEKKRMRLKELCKKSKGWKEKSWPQMYENVELLFGLIDVKILSRVLRMAKISKEQLIWCEEKIKKLALADGKLQRDPSPILFPC comes from the exons ATGGATTTCTTCAAAGTGAAGAAGTTCAGAAAAGCCCAAAAACCAGAGCCAGAGAAGGATTTAGAGGATAAGCCTGTGGCACAACCAGAGGAATCAAAGAGTGAGAATGCACGCGGTGGTACTGATATTGTAGCTGAATCtgaggaagatgatgatgattttATAACAAATGAGGTGAAGAGGAGGTTGAAAGAACTGAGAAGAAACAGTTTCATGGCATTAATACCTGAAGAAGAGTCATGCCCtgaagaggaggaagatgagGAGGAGGGTGAAGGAGAGACAAACTCTATTGAATGGAGGGATGTTGAAGCAGAAGGAAGGAAATGGTGGAGTGGGTTTGATACTGTGTATGAAAAGTACTGTGAACGGATGTTGTTCTTTGATCGGATGATTTTGCAGCAGCTCAAAGAAAACG GCCGTCATACTCCTTTAACCCCTTCGCCGAGGTCTGCCACAAAGAAGCTAACATCCCCTTTCCGCTGCCTTTCATTGAAAAACATGGAAGAACCTGAAGATGAAACTGAACACCTGCAGCAGCCATGGAATGACCCATATCAAGATCTTGAAATTGCATATGTAGCTCAAGTTTGCTTAACTTGGGAGGCACTTCACTGCCAATATACTCAATTGATTCAGAAAATATTGTGCCAACTTGAAGGCTCAATGTGTTACAATCACAGTGCTCAACAGTTTCAGCAATTCCAAGTTCTATTGCAAAGATATATGGAAAATGAGCCCTTCGAGCTAGGTGTCAGAGCAGAAATTTATGCTCGTGCAAGGAATCTGTTACCCAAACTGCTTCAGGTTCCAAATGGAAAAG GTTCAAATAGAGAAGAGAAAGGTGAAATGGAATCTGATATACGGGTGCTGGCACCTGATCTTATCAAAATTATGGAGAACTCAATCCTTACTTTCCATCTTTTCCTGAAGATGGACAAGAGAAAGGCAAACAGTGTTATGAACTTGTTTGGAAGTCAGAACCAAATTGCAACCCCTCTTCAACTGATTCAATCTTCACTTGAGAAG AAAAGGATGAGGTTGAAGGAACTGTGTAAGAAGAGTAAAGGCTGGAAGGAGAAATCTTGGCCTCAAATGTACGAGAATGTTGAGCTGTTGTTTGGTCTCATAGATGTTAAAATCTTGTCCAGAGTTCTTCGGATGGCGAAGATCAGTAAAGAGCAGTTAATATGGtgtgaagaaaaaataaaaaagctagCTTTAGCAGATGGGAAGTTGCAAAGAGACCCCTCTCCCATCCTGTTCCCTTGTTAA
- the LOC110631356 gene encoding protein FAM32A-like, which yields MSAYENVVGGKLKLKGKALNVKPGGLKKKKKQKKHYDQVSEVLENELSADQKTEELTVTGEDVVNENGKVSEEGKAAAYDDHLTPAERRYIEQREKIDIHRMAKEADKSHRDRIQGFNQYLANMSEHYDIPKVGPG from the exons ATGTCGGCTTACGAGAATGTCGTTGGTGGGAAGCTGAAACTTAAGGGAAAAGCCTTGAATGTGAAGCCCGGTGGactgaagaaaaaaaagaaacaaaagaaacacTACGATCAAGTTTCTGAAGTCTTGGAGAACGAGCTTTCTGCAG ACCAAAAAACAGAAGAGTTAACTGTCACTGGAGAGGATGTTGTAAATGAGAATGGCAAAGTGAGTGAAGAAGGGAAAGCTGCTGCTTATGATGATCATCTGACACCTGCAGAGAGACGATACATAGAGCAGAGAGAGAAAATTGATATCCATAGAATGGCCAAAGAAGCTGATAAATCTCATCGTGACAGGATTCAAGGTTTCAACCAGTATTTGGCGAACATGAGCGAGCATTATGACATTCCTAAAGTTGGCCCAGGCTAA
- the LOC110599878 gene encoding V-type proton ATPase catalytic subunit A, with protein MPSVYGARLTTFEDSEKESEYGYVRKVSGPVVVADGMGGAAMYELVRVGHDNLIGEIIRLEGDSATIQVYEETAGLMVNDPVLRTHKPLSVELGPGILGNIFDGIQRPLKTIAKRSGDVYIPRGVSVPALDKDTLWEFQPKKLGEGDLVTGGDLYATVFENSLMQHHVTLPADAMGKITYIAPPGQYSLKDTVLELEFQGVKKQFTMLQTWPVRTPRPVASKLAADTPLLTGQRVLDALFPSVLGGTCAIPGAFGCGKTVISQALSKYSNSDTVVYVGCGERGNEMAEVLMDFPQLTMTLPDGREESVMKRTTLVANTSNMPVAAREASIYTGITIAEYFRDMGYNVSMMADSTSRWAEALREISGRLAEMPADSGYPAYLAARLASFYERAGKVKCLGSPERTGSVTIVGAVSPPGGDFSDPVTSATLSIVQVFWGLDKKLAQRKHFPSVNWLISYSKYSSALESFYDQFDPDFINIRTKAREVLQREDDLNEIVQLVGKDALAETDKITLETAKLLREDYLAQNAFTPYDKFCPFYKSVWMMRNIIHFYNLANQAVERAAGMDGQKITYSLIKHRLGDLFYRLVSQKFEDPAEGEEALVAKFSKLHEDLTAGFRALEDETR; from the exons ATGCCGTCAGTGTACGGTGCGCGATTGACGACCTTTGAAGATTCCGAGAAGGAAAGCGAGTATGGTTACGTTCGTAag GTATCTGGACCGGTTGTGGTTGCAGATGGAATGGGTGGTGCTGCTATGTATGAACTGGTCCGTGTTGGCCACGACAACCTAATAGGTGAAATCATTCGGCTGGAAGGAGATTCTGCCACAATTCAAG TTTATGAGGAAACAGCTGGTTTAATGGTGAATGACCCTGTCCTTCGAACGCACAAG CCTCTCTCGGTGGAGTTGGGACCCGGGATATTGGGGAATATTTTTGATGGAATTCAG AGGCCATTGAAAACCATTGCAAAAAGATCTGGTGATGTCTATATCCCTCGTGGAGTCTCTGTCCCGGCCCTTGACAAAGATACACTATGGGAATTTCAGCCTAAAAAATTAG GTGAAGGAGATCTTGTGACTGGTGGAGACTTATATGCA ACTGTATTTGAGAACAGTTTAATGCAGCACCATGTTACACTTCCTGCTGATGCCATGGGAAAAATTACCTACATTGCACCTCCTGGTCAATATTCATTGAAG GACACTGTTTTGGAGCTTGAGTTTCAGGGTGTGAAAAAACAATTTACCATGCTTCAG ACTTGGCCAGTACGAACACCAAGACCTGTTGCATCAAAGCTAGCTGCTGACACGCCTCTTCTCACTGGCCAA CGTGTCCTTGATGCTCTTTTCCCCTCTGTTCTTGGTGGAACCTGTGCTATTCCTGGGGCATTTGGTTGTGGGAAAACTGTAATTAGTCAAGCTCTTTCCAAG TACTCAAATTCAGACACTGTTGTTTATGTTGGTTGTGGAGAAAGAGGAAATGAAATGGCAGAG GTGCTTATGGATTTTCCTCAATTGACAATGACATTACCTGATGGCCGTGAAGAATCTGTCATGAAGCGCACAACTCTTGTGGCTAACACTTCTAATATGCCTGTGGCTGCTCGTGAGGCTTCAATTTATACAG GAATCACTATAGCTGAATACTTCAGAGACATGGGCTACAATGTCAGTATGATGGCAGATTCAACATCTCGTTGGGCAGAAGCATTGCGTGAAATTTCTGGGCGTCTG GCTGAAATGCCTGCAGATAGTGGATATCCTGCTTATTTGGCAGCACGATTAGCCTCATTCTATGAACGTGCTGGTAAAGTAAAATGTCTTGGGTCACCGGAACGTACTGGTAGTGTCACAATTGTTGGTGCTGTTTCCCCTCCTGGTGGAGATTTTTCAGATCCGGTTACATCTGCTACCCTCAGCATTGTGCAG gtCTTCTGGGGTTTGGACAAGAAACTTGCCCAGAGGAAACATTTCCCTTCTGTTAACTGGCTTATTTCCTACTCGAAGTACTCATCA GCATTGGAGTCTTTCTATGATCAATTTGATCCTGATTTTATCAACATCAGGACAAAGGCCCGTGAAGTGCTACAGAGAGAAGATGATTTGAATGAAATTGTCCAA CTCGTGGGAAAGGATGCTTTAGCTGAGACAGATAAGATTACTCTGGAGACTGCAAAGCTTTTGAGGGAAGACTATCTCGCTCAGAATGCATTTACTCC ATATGACAAGTTTTGTCCTTTCTACAAATCTGTCTGGATGATGCGCAACATAATTCACTTTTACAATTTGGCCAATCAG GCTGTGGAGAGAGCAGCTGGTATGGATGGCCAGAAGATAACATACAGCCTCATCAAGCATCGGTTGGGAGATCTCTTCTACCGTCTAGT GTCTCAGAAATTTGAGGATCCAGCAGAGGGAGAAGAGGCCCTTGTGGCAAAATTCAGCAAGTTACACGAGGATCTGACTGCAGGTTTCCGTGCCCTGGAGGATGAGACCCGATGA
- the LOC110630672 gene encoding uncharacterized protein LOC110630672 isoform X1 produces the protein MTNNENDALVLADNAFGKLPDHLLIEIFIRVPISEWAQISCVKKQWANLFRGECLWQAALNRNYPFAGEAKRWPGPIPQGLSRRRYTALYVSKHIFELDGEIDEIVGHTYLFLKEQLELSTMPPPSGILHGTIIDQFIACGKSRDSAHELASQIWLAVLDNLEENEHTFVLLKRLAQEGDVFLPYPYAKSIKVQWRVFEKLFTDFRDCFNHVDYYDVLACAKTRFQPIPSAWLGY, from the exons ATGACAAATAATGAGAATGACGCTCTAGTATTGGCTGATAATGCATTTGGGAAGCTTCCTGATCATCTCCTGATAGAAATTTTCATCAGAGTTCCCATATCAGAGTGGGCTCAAATATCATGTGTTAAAAAGCAGTGGGCTAATCTATTTCGTGGAGAATGCTTGTGGCAAGCTGCTCTTAACAGAAATTATCCCTTTGCAGGCGAAGCTAAAAGATGGCCTGGACCCATACCTCAAGGGTTGAGCAGAAG GAGATACACAGCTTTATATGTCAGTAAACACATCTTTGAACTGGATGGTGAGATAGATGAGATTGTGGGTCATACTTATTTGTTTCTCAAAGAGCAACTTGAACTTTCCACAATGCCACCTCCCTCTGGCATTCTTCATGGAACCATAATAG ATCAATTTATTGCTTGTGGGAAATCAAGAGATTCTGCCCATGAGCTTGCTTCCCAGATCTGGCTAGCTGTTCTTGATAatttggaagaaaatgagcacaCATTTGTCTTACTTAAACGCCTTGCACAAGAGGGGGAT GTTTTTCTTCCATACCCATATGCAAAATCCATTAAAGTGCAATGGAGGGTTTTTGAGAAGCTTTTCACTGATTTCCGTGACTGCTTCAATCATGTAGATTATTATGATGTACTGGCTTGTGCAAAGACCAGGTTCCAGCCAATACCTTCTGCTTGGTTGGGTTACTAG
- the LOC110600636 gene encoding uncharacterized protein LOC110600636 isoform X1: MDFFKVKKFRKAQKPEPEKDLEDKPVAQPEESKSENARGGTDIVAESEEDDDDFITNEVKRRLKELRRNSFMALIPEEESCPEEEEDEEEGEGETNSIEWRDVEAEGRKWWSGFDTVYEKYCERMLFFDRMILQQLKENDKIYSKDLWHLQLPCFSTTFLPTGRHTPLTPSPRSATKKLTSPFRCLSLKNMEEPEDETEHLQQPWNDPYQDLEIAYVAQVCLTWEALHCQYTQLIQKILCQLEGSMCYNHSAQQFQQFQVLLQRYMENEPFELGVRAEIYARARNLLPKLLQVPNGKGSNREEKGEMESDIRVLAPDLIKIMENSILTFHLFLKMDKRKANSVMNLFGSQNQIATPLQLIQSSLEKKRMRLKELCKKSKGWKEKSWPQMYENVELLFGLIDVKILSRVLRMAKISKEQLIWCEEKIKKLALADGKLQRDPSPILFPC; the protein is encoded by the exons ATGGATTTCTTCAAAGTGAAGAAGTTCAGAAAAGCCCAAAAACCAGAGCCAGAGAAGGATTTAGAGGATAAGCCTGTGGCACAACCAGAGGAATCAAAGAGTGAGAATGCACGCGGTGGTACTGATATTGTAGCTGAATCtgaggaagatgatgatgattttATAACAAATGAGGTGAAGAGGAGGTTGAAAGAACTGAGAAGAAACAGTTTCATGGCATTAATACCTGAAGAAGAGTCATGCCCtgaagaggaggaagatgagGAGGAGGGTGAAGGAGAGACAAACTCTATTGAATGGAGGGATGTTGAAGCAGAAGGAAGGAAATGGTGGAGTGGGTTTGATACTGTGTATGAAAAGTACTGTGAACGGATGTTGTTCTTTGATCGGATGATTTTGCAGCAGCTCAAAGAAAACG ATAAAATTTATTCAAAGGATTTATGGCATCTACAGTTGCCTTGTTTCTCCACAACATTTCTTCCCACTG GCCGTCATACTCCTTTAACCCCTTCGCCGAGGTCTGCCACAAAGAAGCTAACATCCCCTTTCCGCTGCCTTTCATTGAAAAACATGGAAGAACCTGAAGATGAAACTGAACACCTGCAGCAGCCATGGAATGACCCATATCAAGATCTTGAAATTGCATATGTAGCTCAAGTTTGCTTAACTTGGGAGGCACTTCACTGCCAATATACTCAATTGATTCAGAAAATATTGTGCCAACTTGAAGGCTCAATGTGTTACAATCACAGTGCTCAACAGTTTCAGCAATTCCAAGTTCTATTGCAAAGATATATGGAAAATGAGCCCTTCGAGCTAGGTGTCAGAGCAGAAATTTATGCTCGTGCAAGGAATCTGTTACCCAAACTGCTTCAGGTTCCAAATGGAAAAG GTTCAAATAGAGAAGAGAAAGGTGAAATGGAATCTGATATACGGGTGCTGGCACCTGATCTTATCAAAATTATGGAGAACTCAATCCTTACTTTCCATCTTTTCCTGAAGATGGACAAGAGAAAGGCAAACAGTGTTATGAACTTGTTTGGAAGTCAGAACCAAATTGCAACCCCTCTTCAACTGATTCAATCTTCACTTGAGAAG AAAAGGATGAGGTTGAAGGAACTGTGTAAGAAGAGTAAAGGCTGGAAGGAGAAATCTTGGCCTCAAATGTACGAGAATGTTGAGCTGTTGTTTGGTCTCATAGATGTTAAAATCTTGTCCAGAGTTCTTCGGATGGCGAAGATCAGTAAAGAGCAGTTAATATGGtgtgaagaaaaaataaaaaagctagCTTTAGCAGATGGGAAGTTGCAAAGAGACCCCTCTCCCATCCTGTTCCCTTGTTAA